Proteins found in one Triticum urartu cultivar G1812 chromosome 4, Tu2.1, whole genome shotgun sequence genomic segment:
- the LOC125553880 gene encoding proline-rich receptor-like protein kinase PERK2, translating into MEVSRAALVTCDLGLPPCRPHRPLEPRPSPPKFVAPLLGSPDPLPPGTPSSTAPTTPASLARQVRVVALPNRRNLQELQETNAVARTRPDPAVPAPPRAPSPPSRPLRPLAAPVAALRCCFAAVQPCRRSPVSSASCTSEENDRVFTPSVDRASSAIVGRVSKA; encoded by the exons ATGGAAGTGAGCCGCGCCGCCCTGGTCACCTGCGACCTTGGGTTGCCTCCGTGTCGTCCTCACCGCCCACTG GAGCCGAGGCCGTCGCCTCCTAAGTTCGTCGCGCCGCTACTGGGTTCGCCGGATCCGCTGCCTCCCGGCACCCCTTCCTCAACCGCGCCTACAACCCCTGCCTCCCTCGCGCGCCAAGTTCGCGTCGTCGCTCTCCCGAACCGCCGCAACCTGCAGGAGCTTCAAGAGACGAACGCAGTCGCCAGGACCCGGCCAGATCCTGCCGTTCCCGCTCCTCCTCGTGCGCCAAGTCCGCCCAGCCGCCCGCTGCGCCCGCTCGCAGCGCCAGTCGCCGCCCTCCGCTGCTGCTTTGCCGCCGTCCAGCCGTGCCGCCGTTCCCCTGTTTCCTCTGCTTCATGTACGAGCGAGGAGAACGACCGCGTGTTCACCCCGAGCGTTGACCGCGCCTCTAGCGCCATCGTGGGCCGCGTGAGCAAGGCCTAG